TTCTGGGGGTACTAAACTTAACAGAAAAGATTCTTTCGGATTTTGGTTTTAAAGACTATGAAGTGAATCTTTCCACTCGCCCAGATAAGTCCGTCGGTACGGATGAAGGTTGGGAGTTGGCGACTCAGGCTTTAGTAGAAGCTTTGAATACCAAAGGTTGGGATTACATTGAAGATAAGGGTGGTGGTGCTTTCTATGGTCCTAAGATTGATATTAAAATTAAAGATGCCATCGGACGGACTTGGCAATGTTCCACTATCCAGGTAGATTTTAACTTACCAGAACGCTTTGACATGGAATATGTCGCAGCCGATGGTTCTCGTCAACGTCCAATTATGATTCATCGGGCAATTTTTGGGTCTTTAGAGCGTTTTTACGGAATTTTAATCGAGAACTATGCAGGAGATTTTCCCTTGTGGATAGCCCCTATTCAATTGCGTTTGTTACCCGTGAGTGAAGAACAAAGGGAATATGGGGAAGCGGTTGCTGCTAATCTCAAACAGGCTGGTTATCGAGTAGAAATAGATTGTTCGGGAGAACGTTTGGGCAAACAAATTCGTAATGCCGAATTAGAAAAAATCCCTGTAGTGGCAGTAGTTGGCAAGCGGGAAGTCGAAACCCAGACTTTAAGCATTCGTACTCGCCAGCAAGGAGATATTGGGGCGATGAGTATGACTGAGTTGCAAGAGAGTTTGGAAGAAGTTTTAGCTAATAAAACTAAGATTTAAAAAAATAGAGCGATAAGCCTGTCGGCATGGCTTCGCTACGCGCTTCGGGAAAATATATAGTAATTACATCTGAGAGGTAAACCCACATCTAGGTTTTTCTTAATAAGATAAGTTTGCTCAAACCAAGGCAGAGCCTTGTTTTTTCGTTACCCGGTAGAACCGAGTAACGAGATGACAGGATTCACATTTCATCTGTAAATACTATAAATATGTAATTGAAAACCAATATTGTCATAACCTATGAGCTATAAAGATATTATCACAATAAATTAAACGATTGAATTAATGGCAATCGAAACTTTAGCAGAATTATACGATCTACTTAGCAAGACTGAATTAAGTAAAAGTAAGATTGCTAAATTAGCAATTCCCGAATCAACCCAATCAGCTTTTGCTATAGAAGTACCACAACCACAAATGTTGTCTTGTTGGCGTTTGTTGCGATCGTTGATAGAGAAAACTAATATGTATCCTCTACTTACTTATAATTGGATTTATACTACGAGAAATTGGCAAGAGGACATGAATGAGCAGAACTATTTCATTCGTTCGGAATACCTATACGAACAAAGAAATAGTTTTATTGAAAGTGTCGCACCAGAATCTATTGCTAATGCTGCCAAAAGCTTAAACGGAGAAGTAATAATTAATAAAAGAATCAAAGAATACGACCGTGAAGATAATAGAGAATGGTGGGAATCTAAATTGTATCTTCAAAATTTAGAAGCAACCAAGCAAGATTATGGTGTTACTCCCTCATCAGGAGAAGTAGAAACAGCTTTAAATTCCGAAGCAATAATTACAGATGTTGATTTTGAACGCTGGTTATTTACTTGGGAATTAGAAAATGTTCCACGAGAAAAAACATTAGTATTACCAGATTTGTCTTATCAAGAGTGGTTTGACGGAAGTTTTAGCCATACGATCCCTTTGTTACTATTGCCGACACCTAATAGCTGGGAAACTCTTGCTTATATACATTTTTACGGCTCGCAGAACAGCACCGAAGACATTGCTATCCTGAAATATTGGCATGACAAATACGATACCGAACTGGTAGCTCATTATGGAACTATGCTTCAGTTTTTCGTCAATAACAAACCGCCAACTCCCATAGAGGCTTATGAATTAGCTGCTCAACACTACGAATTCGCACCTTGTACTTT
This is a stretch of genomic DNA from Oscillatoria salina IIICB1. It encodes these proteins:
- a CDS encoding DUF4253 domain-containing protein, whose product is MAIETLAELYDLLSKTELSKSKIAKLAIPESTQSAFAIEVPQPQMLSCWRLLRSLIEKTNMYPLLTYNWIYTTRNWQEDMNEQNYFIRSEYLYEQRNSFIESVAPESIANAAKSLNGEVIINKRIKEYDREDNREWWESKLYLQNLEATKQDYGVTPSSGEVETALNSEAIITDVDFERWLFTWELENVPREKTLVLPDLSYQEWFDGSFSHTIPLLLLPTPNSWETLAYIHFYGSQNSTEDIAILKYWHDKYDTELVAHYGTMLQFFVNNKPPTPIEAYELAAQHYEFAPCTLILPGVAIREHAKALLHLDRWFLHEKP